In Candidatus Kerfeldbacteria bacterium, a single genomic region encodes these proteins:
- a CDS encoding replication-relaxation family protein encodes MSKPSDKTRLSRYRPDRKAFPDFQPSERHQRILLLVHAHRFLDTELLWHLLRVSESETPAQGVKSGFGMEALYKALQKMFNAGYLNRHFLYDVPIGRGKGTPPTVYGLGTKSARLLSEVLGCSPRDIQDIVEANKVKTPFLRHALEIARFRVTLELACMASGGEKKLLFWEQGQGLKETVTAFDAQGNERKFSVYPDAMFALELEGKGRACYFLEIDRGTMPIRATTERPDLIGKFIGYRKFREKKMMERKFGYRVLADGTVAGLAINERPFDDVEPPSGVKPIPGFNVLFVMPGSIDVEGKPKGRIRNCLAELMALGAAYSTSSLFWFTPPESYTIEEPKSILKNIWITSNAGQGLQSLVE; translated from the coding sequence ATGAGCAAACCCAGCGACAAGACCAGACTCTCGCGATACCGTCCGGATCGCAAGGCATTCCCGGATTTCCAACCCAGCGAGCGCCACCAGCGCATTCTGCTGCTGGTGCACGCGCACAGGTTCTTAGATACCGAACTATTGTGGCACCTGTTGCGCGTGTCGGAGTCGGAGACTCCGGCGCAGGGGGTAAAATCCGGGTTCGGAATGGAAGCGCTGTACAAGGCACTGCAGAAGATGTTCAACGCAGGGTATCTGAACCGGCACTTTTTGTATGACGTGCCCATCGGCAGAGGTAAGGGTACACCGCCGACGGTGTACGGTCTGGGCACGAAGAGCGCACGGTTGTTGTCTGAAGTCTTAGGGTGTTCGCCGCGTGACATACAGGACATTGTAGAAGCGAACAAAGTGAAGACGCCGTTCTTGAGGCACGCGCTTGAGATTGCACGATTCAGAGTGACGCTGGAACTTGCGTGCATGGCAAGCGGGGGTGAAAAGAAGTTGCTGTTCTGGGAACAGGGACAAGGTTTGAAAGAAACGGTCACGGCGTTTGACGCACAAGGAAACGAGCGCAAGTTCTCAGTGTATCCGGACGCGATGTTCGCGCTCGAATTGGAAGGCAAAGGTCGTGCGTGTTATTTCCTGGAAATAGACAGGGGTACCATGCCGATCCGCGCAACAACGGAGAGACCAGACCTTATTGGAAAATTCATCGGCTATCGGAAATTCCGTGAGAAGAAGATGATGGAGCGGAAGTTTGGTTACCGCGTGCTCGCGGACGGAACGGTAGCGGGGCTTGCGATAAATGAGAGACCGTTCGACGACGTGGAGCCGCCGAGCGGCGTGAAGCCGATTCCGGGATTCAATGTGTTATTCGTCATGCCCGGCTCGATTGACGTTGAAGGGAAACCAAAGGGTCGTATCCGCAATTGCCTTGCGGAACTAATGGCGCTCGGGGCAGCTTACTCCACATCGTCACTCTTTTGGTTCACGCCGCCTGAGTCGTACACCATTGAAGAACCGAAATCAATTCTGAAGAATATCTGGATCACATCGAATGCGGGGCAGGGCTTGCAGAGTCTTGTCGAATAA
- a CDS encoding crossover junction endodeoxyribonuclease RuvC has protein sequence MLAIDPGTKYLGYAGFVSGELSDYGVKSIRQNEGVKGILLDLDRIFRRMLDEKRPGELVIERNAFSQIRSNVRLTLAVTHLKNLAEKRRIRVFEVDPRTVRKIVCKDGNATKREVARTLAILYPELKAYLESNRRWRVDFHQNAFDAIAVGQAFLKMSRTFSDQRPNS, from the coding sequence ATGCTGGCAATCGATCCCGGTACGAAGTACCTGGGCTATGCCGGATTCGTATCCGGGGAACTCTCGGACTACGGCGTGAAGTCGATCCGGCAAAACGAAGGCGTGAAGGGAATACTCCTGGACCTTGACCGCATTTTCAGGAGAATGCTGGATGAGAAGCGACCAGGCGAACTGGTTATCGAACGCAATGCGTTCTCCCAGATTCGCAGCAATGTCCGGCTGACGCTTGCCGTCACACACTTAAAGAATCTGGCAGAAAAGCGACGGATCCGGGTATTTGAAGTCGACCCCCGGACTGTCCGCAAGATCGTCTGCAAAGACGGCAATGCCACCAAGCGGGAAGTCGCCCGTACCTTAGCCATCCTGTACCCGGAACTCAAAGCCTATCTGGAATCCAACCGCCGCTGGCGGGTGGACTTCCACCAGAACGCCTTTGACGCAATAGCAGTCGGTCAGGCATTTCTCAAAATGAGCCGGACGTTTTCTGACCAACGGCCAAATTCATGA
- a CDS encoding single-stranded DNA-binding protein gives MDLNKIQLIGRLSVDPERGVSEKDVPNTVFTLQTERVWKDKATGETKRAVDNHRVFAVGRLAEVILKYLKKGDRVYVDGTLRSAEASQKNGLVAQNLIMLGGPKREPKNDDIVVEEIDTDKGAGV, from the coding sequence ATGGACCTCAACAAGATTCAACTAATCGGCCGCCTGTCGGTCGACCCCGAGCGCGGGGTAAGCGAGAAAGACGTGCCAAACACCGTCTTTACCCTGCAGACCGAGCGGGTCTGGAAGGATAAGGCGACGGGCGAAACCAAGCGCGCGGTCGACAACCACCGCGTGTTCGCGGTCGGACGACTCGCCGAAGTCATCCTGAAGTACTTAAAGAAAGGCGACCGGGTGTATGTCGACGGTACGCTCCGTTCTGCTGAAGCGTCGCAGAAGAATGGTCTGGTTGCCCAGAACCTCATCATGCTGGGCGGGCCGAAGCGGGAGCCGAAGAACGACGATATCGTAGTCGAGGAAATCGACACGGACAAGGGAGCGGGGGTTTAA
- a CDS encoding helix-turn-helix domain-containing protein — protein sequence MDNDRFMTKQEVADLLHLSPFTIDQWVSKRRNLPYVKIGRKVMFYESDIREYLRRQTVVPESSTTALPAEGRKS from the coding sequence ATGGACAATGATCGTTTTATGACAAAGCAGGAGGTAGCTGATCTTTTGCACTTAAGCCCTTTTACCATTGACCAATGGGTGTCGAAGAGAAGGAACCTCCCTTATGTGAAGATTGGGCGCAAGGTCATGTTCTACGAAAGCGACATACGGGAATACTTACGTCGTCAGACCGTTGTGCCTGAAAGTTCAACAACGGCATTACCTGCCGAAGGAAGAAAGTCATGA
- a CDS encoding VCBS repeat-containing protein: MVAIAVVAILAMASDAHAYQDATTFQFPLSKWSVGCNHFWGTCVSEHHLGEDVAAPAGTPVFACANGQVKEARLSADEQGYGYGGIVVIEHYTGTEHVTSITGHMYASTLAVSPGQEVHRGQLIGFVATYNYNGHWGEHVHFGIHKGSYQTGTSCAGGWVYAGYDANGCTQDNWYVPSEFIVGHAVEYRKENGLNDRNPYGWTQTPDQAFGDEATPAGALYEIGWYHYYNQENPANLYSADNTAKNCYRALYLNGPDDAAIVYDVLGGARRAYVVGWEKWQIWDQLEDDLDNLNPPKSCPTGDCYNSTSCDGPSGEGGPNSCLGMPLTNSYETAQGSGVWRQDFQKGYIQNGSIYCYTSCSPGWTDGEVWERQHSYLFADAYDRNGGARDVGNAVTSPAAAYGRVHTLSGNILIQDFSGGADGAGMIMYDQENWSGNECATNEAYWLYGSIKARYDANGGVSKFGCATTDRFQDDFDRWCQDFKSGDDLHRIFESGDPVFIALNPCDPNVIYYGAGGGMGGGQNDWCDLASVYDYTSYTRVHTWLSNTDGFNYQGDGGWWSNVEYPGDSVEHVMSGDFDGDSFDDIAVVQNKIISGTPKARVQVWLSTGGSFSFEDAWWAASGGYNALNVVHAEAGDFNGDGKCDVVLVYDYGYVVDRYQTRTHVLISTGSSFSLQSWWTSSGSYNAQNIRHCVAGDYTGDGKCDLVFFYDYGLVNGQYQFRSHVLVSSGTAFALQSWYTNTNYNINDVTQAVGGDFNDDGECDVAFAHADAATTTSLHVLQSTGSAFNYASWWTSPGSYGATNVAQAAAGDFDGDGLDDVMLAYAYSTVWVRFHMFLSTGSSFTMDHYSEGWWEATAYGITNHVRGIVAGNFNPALSAMGKRAVDDDAESLPISFSLSQNYPNPFNPVTNISYSLPNASHVTLEVFNILGQRVAKLVDGDLPAGDHTIVWEADKQASGIYFYRLRTEDAVETKKMLLLK; the protein is encoded by the coding sequence ATGGTTGCAATTGCCGTGGTCGCTATTTTGGCTATGGCATCGGATGCTCACGCATACCAGGATGCAACAACATTTCAATTCCCACTTTCAAAGTGGAGTGTAGGCTGTAACCACTTCTGGGGCACCTGCGTTTCAGAACACCATCTGGGCGAAGATGTGGCAGCGCCCGCTGGTACACCCGTCTTCGCTTGTGCGAATGGACAGGTTAAGGAGGCTCGCCTATCTGCTGACGAACAAGGCTACGGGTATGGTGGTATTGTAGTCATCGAACATTACACAGGAACCGAACATGTGACTTCTATCACCGGACATATGTATGCCAGCACACTTGCAGTATCCCCAGGTCAGGAGGTGCATAGAGGTCAGCTCATAGGATTCGTCGCGACTTACAACTACAACGGCCATTGGGGAGAACACGTTCATTTTGGTATTCATAAGGGCAGCTATCAGACCGGGACCTCTTGTGCTGGTGGTTGGGTGTATGCTGGCTACGATGCCAACGGCTGTACTCAGGACAACTGGTATGTTCCTAGTGAGTTCATTGTTGGTCATGCGGTGGAATACCGAAAGGAAAACGGGTTGAACGACCGCAATCCATACGGTTGGACTCAAACTCCTGATCAAGCATTCGGAGATGAAGCAACGCCTGCCGGCGCATTGTACGAAATTGGCTGGTACCATTATTACAATCAAGAGAATCCGGCCAATCTCTACAGTGCAGACAACACTGCCAAGAATTGCTACCGTGCTCTATATTTGAACGGTCCAGATGATGCGGCTATCGTCTACGACGTACTTGGTGGTGCTCGGCGCGCCTATGTCGTCGGGTGGGAAAAGTGGCAAATCTGGGATCAGCTTGAGGACGATCTCGACAATCTCAATCCACCTAAGAGTTGCCCAACAGGTGACTGCTACAACAGCACTTCGTGTGACGGCCCTTCCGGAGAAGGTGGCCCGAATTCTTGTTTGGGCATGCCCCTAACGAATTCATATGAAACCGCTCAAGGTTCTGGAGTATGGAGACAAGACTTCCAGAAAGGATATATTCAGAATGGCTCAATTTACTGCTACACTAGTTGTTCTCCAGGCTGGACAGACGGTGAGGTATGGGAAAGACAACATTCGTATCTCTTCGCCGATGCCTATGACAGAAACGGTGGGGCTCGTGACGTCGGTAATGCAGTTACTTCTCCCGCAGCTGCATATGGTAGAGTACATACTCTCTCAGGCAACATCCTCATCCAGGACTTTTCTGGAGGTGCCGATGGCGCCGGAATGATCATGTACGACCAAGAGAATTGGAGCGGCAATGAGTGTGCCACTAACGAAGCGTATTGGTTGTATGGGAGTATCAAGGCGCGCTACGATGCTAACGGCGGTGTAAGTAAGTTTGGTTGTGCGACTACCGACCGCTTTCAGGATGATTTTGATCGTTGGTGTCAAGACTTCAAGAGTGGTGACGATTTACACCGTATCTTCGAATCCGGGGACCCGGTATTTATCGCTCTCAACCCATGTGATCCAAATGTCATATATTACGGGGCTGGCGGTGGCATGGGTGGTGGCCAAAACGACTGGTGCGATCTCGCTTCGGTGTACGATTACACCAGCTACACCAGGGTCCATACGTGGCTATCCAACACTGATGGCTTCAACTACCAAGGCGATGGCGGATGGTGGTCAAACGTGGAGTACCCTGGGGATAGCGTTGAGCACGTTATGTCCGGGGATTTCGACGGTGACTCGTTCGACGACATTGCTGTCGTGCAGAACAAGATCATAAGCGGAACTCCGAAAGCGCGAGTCCAAGTCTGGCTCTCGACGGGCGGGTCCTTTTCATTCGAGGATGCCTGGTGGGCTGCCAGCGGCGGCTACAACGCCCTGAACGTGGTGCATGCCGAAGCCGGAGATTTCAATGGCGACGGTAAGTGCGATGTGGTTCTCGTATATGACTACGGATATGTCGTGGACCGCTATCAAACGCGAACGCACGTGCTCATCTCTACAGGGAGCTCGTTTTCCCTGCAGTCATGGTGGACGTCATCCGGCTCATACAATGCCCAGAACATTCGGCATTGTGTGGCCGGGGACTATACGGGCGACGGTAAGTGCGACTTAGTGTTTTTCTACGATTATGGTCTGGTGAACGGCCAGTACCAGTTCCGCTCTCACGTCCTTGTGTCATCTGGCACTGCCTTTGCCTTGCAGTCGTGGTATACCAATACCAACTACAACATTAACGATGTCACTCAGGCTGTTGGCGGCGATTTCAACGACGATGGCGAATGTGACGTAGCGTTTGCTCACGCAGATGCCGCAACTACAACCAGTCTTCATGTGCTGCAATCCACCGGATCGGCGTTTAATTACGCCAGTTGGTGGACTTCACCGGGCAGCTACGGAGCAACTAACGTTGCACAAGCTGCTGCCGGCGATTTCGATGGCGACGGGTTAGATGACGTGATGTTGGCCTACGCCTACAGCACAGTCTGGGTCAGGTTCCACATGTTCCTGTCTACCGGATCATCCTTTACGATGGATCACTACTCTGAGGGGTGGTGGGAAGCTACCGCCTACGGCATAACCAATCATGTCAGAGGTATTGTGGCAGGGAATTTCAATCCGGCCCTCTCTGCGATGGGTAAGCGTGCTGTCGATGACGATGCGGAATCACTCCCCATTTCGTTCTCTCTTTCCCAAAACTACCCCAATCCCTTCAACCCGGTGACGAATATCTCCTATTCATTGCCGAATGCCTCGCATGTGACTCTGGAAGTTTTCAACATTCTGGGTCAGCGTGTTGCCAAGCTTGTCGACGGCGACCTGCCTGCTGGCGATCACACCATTGTGTGGGAAGCCGACAAACAGGCCTCCGGCATTTACTTCTACCGGCTGCGTACGGAGGACGCGGTCGAAACGAAGAAAATGCTGCTGCTCAAGTAA
- a CDS encoding type I restriction-modification system subunit M → MAIRKSQLYSAIWQGCDELRGGMDASQYKDYVLVLLFVRYVSDKYAGNKDAVVEIPAGGSFADLIKLKGKPNIGEGINKVLSKLAEANNLQGVINAVDFNDEDKLGKGKDMQDRLSNLIAIFENPDLDFSTNRAEGDDLLGDAYEYLMKNFAVESGKSKGQFYTPAEVSRIIAKVIEANRATGKRQTVYDPTCGSGSLLLKVAAEAPKGIAIYGQELDNATAGLAILNMWLHNEPTAEIKKGQSTLSTPLFTDHNELKTFDWVVANPPFSYKAWRNGFNPEADDFGRFDGFGVPPKKNGDFAFLLHILKSLKSTGTGAVILPHGVLFRGNTEADIRTNIVKRGYIKGIIGLPPNLFYGTGIPACIIVLDKKDAANRKGIFMIDASKGYVKDGNKNRLREQDIRKIVDTWDGKLEIPKFSRFVPNEEIAEKNQYNLNLPRYIDTQEPEDIQDIEAHLKGGIPEADIEMLSAFWEVCPGLRKALFKSSDRKGYDQLAIEPGDVRKTILDNQEYHAFRAQVDKIFGSWREQIVPGLKGISTKDHPKAIIQSVSDKLLAHCTKLHLIDKYDIYQHLMNYWDEVMQDDAYILTTEGWKAGNVVTRLQREGKGKKKDIEGLPGLEGRLIPVSLMIGTYFSNEQAELDELSVRLEQIAAEMDELKDEHGGEEGLLTEVIDNDKISKGAVQKRIKEIKDDSDFADELKVLEAYFANFESEAETKKLIKDREKALEAKILAKYPKLTLDEVKTLVVDRKWMDSLQGMILGQVERLAQSLASRVQQLAERYAEPLPALTKSVEALTLTVNGHLTRMGFNK, encoded by the coding sequence ATGGCAATTAGAAAATCACAACTCTATAGCGCGATATGGCAAGGCTGCGATGAACTGCGCGGCGGCATGGACGCGTCTCAATACAAGGATTACGTTCTTGTCCTTTTGTTCGTGCGATACGTATCGGACAAGTACGCCGGTAACAAGGACGCCGTCGTAGAGATTCCTGCAGGCGGTAGTTTCGCGGACCTCATTAAGCTCAAAGGCAAGCCGAACATTGGCGAGGGGATCAATAAAGTCCTAAGCAAACTGGCCGAGGCGAACAACCTGCAAGGCGTTATCAACGCGGTTGACTTCAATGACGAGGATAAGCTCGGCAAAGGGAAGGACATGCAGGACCGCCTGTCCAATCTCATTGCTATATTCGAGAATCCTGACCTCGACTTCAGTACGAACCGGGCCGAGGGCGACGACCTTTTAGGTGACGCCTATGAATACCTGATGAAGAATTTCGCTGTCGAGTCCGGCAAGAGCAAAGGTCAGTTTTACACTCCGGCGGAAGTTTCACGCATCATAGCTAAAGTCATTGAGGCTAATCGTGCCACCGGTAAGAGACAGACAGTCTACGATCCGACGTGCGGAAGCGGTTCCTTGCTTCTGAAGGTTGCGGCTGAGGCTCCAAAGGGAATTGCCATCTATGGTCAGGAGTTGGATAACGCGACGGCGGGTCTGGCGATTCTGAACATGTGGCTGCACAACGAACCGACTGCCGAGATCAAGAAAGGGCAGAGCACTCTTTCGACGCCACTTTTCACCGACCACAACGAGCTGAAAACCTTTGACTGGGTTGTCGCCAATCCGCCCTTTTCATACAAAGCATGGCGCAACGGATTCAATCCGGAGGCCGACGACTTTGGCCGTTTCGACGGATTTGGCGTTCCGCCAAAGAAGAATGGTGATTTTGCGTTCTTGCTTCATATACTCAAGAGCCTCAAGAGCACGGGCACCGGTGCGGTGATTCTGCCGCATGGCGTACTCTTCCGAGGTAACACCGAAGCCGACATCCGAACCAACATCGTGAAGCGGGGATACATCAAAGGCATAATCGGATTGCCACCTAACCTCTTTTACGGCACCGGTATTCCGGCCTGCATTATCGTCCTCGATAAGAAAGACGCGGCCAATCGTAAAGGTATTTTCATGATTGACGCGTCGAAAGGGTACGTCAAAGACGGGAACAAGAACCGACTCAGAGAGCAGGATATCAGGAAGATCGTCGACACCTGGGACGGCAAACTGGAAATTCCGAAGTTCTCCCGGTTTGTTCCGAACGAAGAGATTGCCGAGAAGAACCAATACAATCTCAATCTACCGCGCTACATCGACACCCAGGAGCCGGAAGACATTCAAGATATAGAGGCCCACTTGAAAGGGGGCATTCCGGAAGCCGATATCGAAATGCTGAGCGCCTTTTGGGAAGTGTGCCCTGGGCTTCGTAAGGCGCTGTTCAAATCGTCCGACCGAAAGGGCTATGATCAGTTGGCGATTGAACCGGGTGATGTTCGAAAAACGATTTTGGATAACCAAGAGTATCACGCTTTTCGAGCACAGGTGGATAAGATCTTTGGTAGTTGGCGCGAACAGATTGTCCCCGGTCTCAAGGGCATTTCCACTAAGGATCACCCCAAGGCGATAATCCAATCTGTCTCTGACAAGCTGCTCGCGCACTGCACGAAACTGCATTTGATAGACAAGTACGACATTTACCAGCATCTTATGAACTATTGGGATGAAGTGATGCAAGACGACGCCTACATTCTCACGACCGAGGGCTGGAAAGCTGGCAACGTCGTCACTCGATTGCAGCGAGAAGGCAAGGGAAAGAAGAAGGACATAGAAGGTCTGCCCGGACTTGAGGGCCGTCTCATTCCCGTTTCGCTTATGATAGGGACCTATTTCAGCAATGAGCAGGCTGAGCTTGACGAGCTATCTGTACGATTGGAGCAGATAGCTGCGGAAATGGACGAACTCAAGGATGAGCATGGCGGCGAAGAGGGCTTACTTACTGAGGTCATTGACAACGATAAGATATCCAAAGGGGCAGTTCAGAAAAGGATCAAGGAAATCAAAGACGACAGCGACTTCGCTGATGAACTGAAGGTTCTGGAAGCGTACTTCGCGAACTTCGAGAGTGAGGCGGAAACCAAGAAACTCATTAAGGATCGTGAAAAGGCACTTGAGGCCAAGATTCTGGCGAAGTACCCAAAGCTGACACTTGATGAAGTGAAGACGCTTGTCGTCGACCGCAAGTGGATGGATTCGTTGCAAGGCATGATTCTAGGGCAGGTAGAGCGCTTGGCGCAATCACTTGCGAGTCGAGTTCAGCAGTTGGCTGAGCGATATGCCGAGCCTCTGCCGGCATTAACGAAGTCAGTTGAAGCACTCACTTTGACGGTGAATGGTCATCTGACAAGAATGGGTTTCAATAAATAA
- a CDS encoding helix-turn-helix domain-containing protein — translation MDAQELARRLGVPVSWIYDRTRKGGPDRLPFLKVGKYVRFSEAEVLEHLRAKAVLESNGEGD, via the coding sequence GTGGATGCACAGGAACTGGCGCGCCGCCTGGGCGTGCCCGTTTCCTGGATATACGACCGGACCCGCAAAGGCGGGCCGGACCGGTTGCCGTTTTTGAAAGTCGGGAAATACGTGCGGTTCTCCGAGGCGGAAGTCCTTGAGCATCTGCGCGCTAAGGCCGTGCTCGAATCAAACGGCGAAGGTGATTGA
- a CDS encoding type IV secretion system DNA-binding domain-containing protein has product MSNVLTLGNNALTGERIQLELRDIFSHWAIIGGSGRGKSRLLAAILMFCMLHHVPVIVLDPGEELYRWGVSYAAAASHLSRLCCIDLNDQQYSFGFDWKKGYGVSSVTLFDLIYKAICKVYGQSDSTVAPLTETWMRNTLVPLIENPQATLAEMLEFASPSHSLLRAAILRNIQNDYIRREWESFESLKRYEREQLVMAVHNRAAKLTIPNEARRMLGQLNPAFDLARAIEERKVILVNLAPTRVSRELQRTFAITLINQVVNYAYRRSPKERKRGVLVLCDEASEYASDDLPLALDKLRKFGVYFVLSYQTLAQAEKIPGYLDSLFTNTDVKIAFRTSRRDAEELVGEMFPDGLTKREVKDEIIRTAWDPKESRRTVKSYGRAHGRSSTSGESSSSGHSSGLGGGLAWSHSQPLDGDHPYSGSQSYGWNNSRFEATMDSDSSISAESESESESESEAIVPFYEFLARNEVSSRTFYSVSELRERFISWFLLQPRRHAQVKIGDRSTVPMITTYVPDVRVREKDLQKAIMRSNLKYALPVAEVDRQIEQRRTLLLQGAEQELQRETEAVEVSRWH; this is encoded by the coding sequence ATGAGTAACGTGCTGACACTTGGCAATAACGCCCTAACAGGCGAGCGCATTCAGCTTGAATTGAGGGATATCTTTTCTCATTGGGCAATAATCGGAGGGTCCGGCCGGGGAAAGAGTCGCCTCTTGGCCGCGATACTCATGTTCTGCATGCTTCATCACGTGCCGGTTATCGTGCTCGATCCGGGTGAAGAACTATACCGCTGGGGTGTTTCCTATGCAGCGGCGGCTTCACACCTGTCGCGCCTCTGCTGCATCGACCTTAATGACCAGCAGTATTCCTTTGGGTTCGACTGGAAGAAAGGTTACGGAGTATCTTCCGTAACTTTGTTTGATCTAATCTACAAAGCGATTTGCAAGGTGTACGGCCAGTCAGATTCGACAGTTGCGCCACTCACGGAAACGTGGATGCGGAACACATTGGTGCCGTTGATAGAAAATCCGCAGGCAACGCTTGCGGAAATGCTCGAGTTCGCCTCACCCTCACACTCGCTGCTCCGTGCGGCTATTCTTCGGAATATCCAGAACGATTACATTCGCCGCGAATGGGAATCTTTTGAGTCACTGAAACGCTACGAACGGGAGCAATTGGTCATGGCCGTGCATAACCGCGCGGCCAAGCTGACTATTCCAAATGAGGCACGGCGGATGCTGGGACAACTCAATCCGGCATTCGATCTGGCGCGAGCCATCGAGGAGCGCAAAGTGATTCTCGTCAATCTTGCACCAACGAGGGTTTCGCGGGAATTGCAGCGCACGTTCGCCATCACGCTTATCAACCAGGTGGTGAACTATGCCTACCGTCGCTCACCGAAAGAGCGGAAGCGCGGAGTGCTGGTGCTGTGCGACGAAGCGTCTGAGTACGCTTCCGACGATTTGCCGCTGGCACTCGACAAACTAAGGAAGTTCGGCGTCTATTTCGTCTTGAGTTATCAAACGTTAGCCCAGGCCGAGAAGATTCCCGGATACCTTGACTCGCTTTTTACAAACACCGATGTGAAGATCGCCTTCAGGACTTCACGTCGGGACGCCGAGGAATTAGTCGGCGAGATGTTTCCAGACGGTCTTACCAAACGGGAAGTGAAGGATGAAATCATCCGCACCGCCTGGGATCCGAAGGAATCACGACGCACGGTCAAATCCTATGGGCGAGCGCACGGCAGAAGCAGCACGAGCGGGGAATCGTCGAGCTCCGGCCATTCATCCGGTTTGGGCGGCGGGCTTGCCTGGTCGCACTCTCAGCCGTTGGACGGAGACCATCCGTATTCAGGTTCGCAGTCTTATGGCTGGAATAATTCGCGCTTCGAGGCAACCATGGACTCGGATTCCAGCATCAGCGCGGAGTCAGAGTCCGAGAGCGAATCCGAGTCTGAGGCCATTGTGCCGTTCTATGAGTTCCTTGCCCGCAATGAAGTATCCAGCCGGACGTTCTATTCGGTTTCTGAATTGCGCGAGCGGTTCATCAGCTGGTTCTTGCTGCAGCCCAGGCGGCATGCACAGGTGAAAATCGGAGATCGTTCGACGGTACCGATGATTACCACTTATGTGCCGGACGTGCGGGTTCGGGAGAAGGACCTGCAAAAAGCCATCATGCGGTCGAACCTGAAGTACGCACTTCCGGTAGCTGAAGTCGACCGGCAGATTGAACAGCGTCGAACGCTCTTACTCCAGGGCGCGGAGCAGGAACTGCAGCGGGAAACCGAAGCAGTCGAAGTTTCGCGCTGGCACTAA
- a CDS encoding site-specific integrase produces the protein MYQSLAITASGTAHAVLLVQFEIVSLARQKGGENNLAQGSIVKKSGSWYAVYRVAGKQKWEKAGPTKRLAEHLLTKRISELHAGIIPVETKILFREFAEKWLADYAKISVKPSTYSSYCDIFRLHLTPHLGHLLLSRVAPVCIQVLVARKLEDGLSPKSVVNMLVPLKEMYRHAREWGYVQHDPTLAVKRPRIEHEEMDFLTHAEIRKFLEAVRPEFHTLFLTAILTGMRRGELLALKWGDIDWQSGQICVRRSLYKGSFVSPKSRNGVRRIIMSDVLAGNLEYDRRLANPEHELVFCTPEGKPLDADNLVKREFHPALERAGIRRIRFHDLRHTFASLLIANGEDIKFVQSMLGHASATTTLDRYGHLFPGTQRDASRRLDNAVFPTAVRKLLESTESEESGTPRSSIQVLEN, from the coding sequence ATGTATCAGTCACTTGCAATCACAGCCAGTGGCACGGCGCACGCCGTGCTACTGGTACAATTCGAAATCGTATCACTTGCCAGACAGAAAGGAGGTGAAAACAATTTGGCACAAGGAAGCATCGTCAAGAAATCCGGCTCCTGGTACGCGGTCTACCGCGTGGCGGGAAAACAGAAGTGGGAAAAGGCCGGTCCGACCAAACGATTGGCGGAACACCTGTTGACGAAGCGTATCAGCGAACTGCACGCTGGCATCATTCCGGTCGAGACTAAGATTCTTTTCCGGGAATTTGCCGAGAAGTGGCTGGCTGATTACGCCAAGATATCAGTGAAGCCGTCGACCTATTCGAGCTACTGCGACATCTTCCGTCTGCACCTGACGCCGCACCTGGGGCACTTGCTGCTCTCTCGCGTTGCGCCAGTCTGCATTCAGGTGCTCGTGGCGCGGAAGCTGGAGGATGGACTTTCTCCGAAATCAGTAGTCAATATGCTGGTTCCGTTAAAGGAGATGTACCGGCACGCGCGGGAATGGGGGTATGTTCAGCATGACCCCACGCTTGCGGTGAAACGGCCCCGGATCGAACACGAAGAAATGGACTTTCTAACTCACGCCGAGATTCGGAAGTTTCTGGAAGCGGTTCGACCCGAATTCCACACCCTGTTCTTAACCGCAATCCTGACCGGCATGCGCCGGGGGGAACTGCTGGCGCTCAAATGGGGTGACATTGACTGGCAGTCAGGGCAAATCTGCGTCAGGAGATCGCTCTATAAGGGCAGTTTCGTGTCGCCGAAGTCCAGGAACGGCGTTCGCCGCATCATCATGTCGGATGTACTGGCCGGAAATCTGGAATACGACCGCCGCCTGGCGAATCCGGAACACGAGCTGGTTTTTTGCACTCCAGAAGGGAAACCTCTGGATGCCGACAATCTCGTGAAACGCGAATTCCATCCGGCACTGGAGCGGGCGGGAATCAGACGAATACGCTTCCATGACCTGAGGCATACTTTCGCGTCGCTCTTAATTGCCAACGGTGAGGATATCAAGTTCGTGCAGTCTATGCTGGGACACGCATCGGCGACAACCACGCTGGACCGGTACGGACACCTCTTCCCCGGAACGCAACGGGACGCTTCGCGACGCCTGGACAATGCGGTCTTTCCGACGGCTGTTAGAAAACTGTTAGAAAGCACCGAATCCGAGGAGTCCGGGACTCCACGTTCATCGATTCAAGTGCTTGAGAATTGA